A single genomic interval of Streptomyces sp. NBC_00663 harbors:
- a CDS encoding ricin-type beta-trefoil lectin domain protein produces the protein MKKYWAPLVAALAATLGMGAAWPAAAAAAEAPPSATRAAAPTPLRLMPLGDSITWGVGSPSGNSYRSFLANKLTAEGHTLDFVGSGRNGTMSDPDNEGHSGWRIDQIAGIADSVLARYRPNVVTLEIGTNDLNGNYQIPTAADRLHALIDQITRAAPDATVLVGTVIISTSGTEEANRPAFNAKLPGIVQAEQAAGKHVRLVDMSALTAADLSDALHPNDSGFGKMADAFNAGIQAADAAGWIKPPDSASGQVRSGIAGKCLGVNGGNSANGTAAEIRTCDGSAAQTWSARSDGTLRALGKCLDVTGRGTANGTKIEIWDCNGGTNQQWQTYNGGYRNPVSGRCLDDPNASTTDGTQLVLWDCNGGAHQQWTALPVS, from the coding sequence ATGAAGAAGTACTGGGCACCTTTGGTCGCGGCGCTGGCGGCCACCCTCGGAATGGGCGCCGCATGGCCCGCCGCGGCCGCCGCTGCCGAGGCGCCGCCCTCCGCGACCCGGGCCGCCGCGCCCACGCCCCTGCGGCTGATGCCGTTGGGCGACTCGATCACCTGGGGCGTCGGCAGCCCGTCCGGGAACAGCTACCGGAGCTTTCTGGCGAACAAGCTGACGGCCGAGGGGCACACCCTGGACTTCGTCGGCTCGGGGCGCAACGGCACCATGTCCGACCCGGACAACGAAGGCCACTCCGGCTGGCGGATCGACCAGATCGCCGGCATCGCGGACTCCGTGCTGGCGCGCTACCGGCCGAACGTGGTCACCCTGGAGATCGGCACCAACGACCTGAACGGCAACTACCAGATCCCGACCGCGGCCGACCGGCTCCACGCGCTCATCGACCAGATCACCAGGGCCGCACCCGACGCGACCGTGCTCGTCGGCACCGTGATCATCTCCACCAGCGGTACCGAGGAGGCCAACCGGCCCGCCTTCAACGCCAAGTTGCCCGGGATCGTCCAGGCCGAGCAGGCTGCCGGCAAGCACGTACGCCTGGTGGACATGAGCGCCCTGACCGCCGCGGACCTGTCCGACGCCCTGCACCCCAACGACAGCGGCTTCGGCAAGATGGCGGACGCCTTCAACGCGGGGATCCAGGCCGCGGACGCGGCAGGCTGGATCAAGCCTCCGGATTCCGCGTCCGGGCAGGTGCGCTCCGGGATCGCGGGGAAGTGTCTGGGGGTCAACGGCGGCAACAGCGCCAACGGGACCGCCGCGGAGATCCGAACCTGTGACGGCTCGGCCGCGCAAACATGGTCCGCGCGCTCCGACGGCACCCTGCGGGCGCTCGGGAAGTGCCTTGACGTCACCGGCCGCGGTACTGCCAACGGCACCAAGATCGAGATCTGGGACTGCAACGGCGGCACCAACCAGCAATGGCAGACGTACAACGGCGGCTACCGCAACCCGGTCTCCGGCCGTTGCCTCGACGACCCCAACGCGTCCACCACCGACGGTACGCAACTGGTCCTGTGGGACTGCAACGGCGGAGCCCATCAGCAGTGGACCGCTCTGCCCGTGTCCTGA
- a CDS encoding arabinofuranosidase catalytic domain-containing protein encodes MALLAMMSATSQAWSAPAPAPASTPAPLVSSASGRCLDVKGNVDTPGTALDIQDCDNQPNQAFEFTSAGELRTMSGTRCVDAYDNRTAPGTPVIIWSCNGQSNQAWRQNPDGSVTGVQSGLCLDVDGAGTANGTAVILWTCNGQSNQKWTTSTPPPAPGGPGPCDLYSTGGTPCVAAHSTVRALYASYSGSLYQVRRASDNATRNIGVRAAGGFADAAAQDSFCGGTSCVITVVYDQSGRGNDLWYQGSAQVPGSSQSSPAKATSESLTAGGTKAYSLYINPGNSYWRDGHLSGVPTGSAPEGAYMVTSGTHVNSGCCFDYGNSETTRKADAAGAMDAINFGTQCWFGGCSGSGPWVQADLEWGLYSGGSQSWNPGQRAFPVKFVTAMLKNNGTSRFALKGGNAQSGSLTTLWDGALPGGYSPMKKQGAIVLGSGGDCCKPGGGANLSAGTFYEGAIVAGYPSDATDNAVQANITAAGYR; translated from the coding sequence ATGGCGCTGCTGGCCATGATGTCGGCGACTTCGCAGGCGTGGTCCGCGCCGGCACCCGCCCCGGCATCGACGCCGGCGCCCTTGGTGAGTTCGGCGTCGGGCCGGTGTCTGGATGTCAAGGGCAACGTCGACACGCCGGGAACGGCGCTGGACATCCAGGACTGCGACAACCAGCCGAACCAGGCGTTCGAGTTCACCTCGGCGGGGGAGCTGAGGACGATGAGCGGCACCCGATGCGTGGACGCCTACGACAACCGGACCGCGCCGGGAACCCCGGTGATCATCTGGTCGTGCAACGGGCAGTCGAACCAGGCGTGGCGGCAGAACCCCGACGGGTCCGTCACCGGTGTCCAGTCCGGTCTGTGCCTTGACGTCGACGGGGCGGGCACGGCCAACGGCACCGCGGTCATCCTGTGGACCTGCAACGGTCAGAGCAACCAGAAGTGGACCACGTCGACACCTCCGCCCGCTCCCGGCGGGCCGGGCCCGTGCGACCTCTACTCCACAGGCGGTACGCCGTGCGTGGCCGCGCACAGCACCGTACGGGCGCTCTACGCGTCGTACAGCGGCAGCCTGTACCAGGTCAGGCGCGCCTCGGACAACGCGACCAGGAACATCGGGGTACGGGCGGCCGGAGGCTTCGCCGACGCGGCGGCGCAGGACTCGTTCTGCGGGGGCACCTCCTGTGTGATCACGGTCGTCTACGACCAGTCCGGACGCGGCAACGACCTGTGGTACCAGGGATCGGCCCAGGTTCCGGGATCGAGCCAGAGCAGTCCCGCCAAGGCGACCTCCGAGTCGCTGACCGCCGGGGGCACCAAGGCGTACTCGCTGTACATCAATCCCGGGAACAGCTACTGGCGAGACGGTCATCTCTCGGGAGTGCCGACCGGCAGCGCGCCCGAGGGGGCGTACATGGTGACCAGCGGCACCCACGTCAACAGCGGCTGCTGCTTCGACTACGGCAACAGCGAGACGACGCGGAAGGCCGACGCGGCCGGGGCGATGGACGCCATCAACTTCGGCACCCAGTGCTGGTTCGGCGGCTGCTCGGGAAGCGGTCCCTGGGTCCAGGCCGATCTCGAATGGGGCCTGTACTCCGGGGGCAGCCAGTCCTGGAACCCCGGTCAGCGGGCCTTCCCCGTCAAGTTCGTCACCGCGATGCTGAAGAACAACGGGACGTCGAGGTTCGCCCTCAAGGGCGGCAACGCGCAGTCCGGCAGCCTGACCACTCTGTGGGACGGCGCGCTGCCCGGCGGATACAGCCCGATGAAGAAGCAGGGCGCCATAGTTCTGGGCAGCGGCGGTGACTGCTGCAAGCCCGGTGGGGGTGCCAACCTGAGCGCCGGCACCTTCTACGAGGGGGCCATCGTCGCCGGCTACCCCTCCGACGCGACCGACAACGCGGTGCAGGCCAACATCACCGCGGCCGGATACCGCTGA
- a CDS encoding glycoside hydrolase family 27 protein, whose protein sequence is MIIRRVVLPRFPRPSLRRTLAFAFAIALLCVGVPLVSVGTAQPAAALGNGLALTPQMGFNDWNAYGCNVSESLIKSTAQAMHTNGMQAAGYSYVNIDDCWMTHNRDSGGHLVPDPAKFPDGIKGTADYVHSLGLKLGIYEDAGTATCAGYPGSLGHESTDAQSFASWGVDYLKYDNCNNNGVSAQSRYTAMRDALAATGRPILYSLCNWGQDNVWTWGAGVGNSWRTTGDISANFASMLSIFHSNVGLASYAGPGHWNDPDMLEVGNGSMTATESRSEFSLWAEMAAPLIAGTNIPSASAETLSTLTNSRVIAVDQDPLGKQGTMVSSSGGRDVLAKPLANGDVSVALFNETGSTATISTTAAAIGKTGASAYTLTDLWSGASSTTSGTISASVPAHGTVMYRVAGGTSGGGTSVTGAVHAVGAGKCLDVPGSTTTAGTQVEIWSCNGGANQTWTHSASNQFTVYSGSAQMCLDAYNNQTTPGTKVEIWSCNGQSNQQWTLNSNGTITGVQSGLCLDVAGGATADGTLAELRTCNGGSSQRWTLG, encoded by the coding sequence ATGATTATCAGGAGAGTCGTCCTGCCGCGGTTTCCGCGACCGTCCCTGCGCAGGACGCTGGCGTTCGCCTTCGCCATCGCACTGTTGTGCGTGGGCGTTCCCCTCGTATCCGTCGGTACGGCGCAGCCCGCCGCCGCGCTGGGCAACGGGCTGGCACTGACCCCGCAGATGGGCTTCAACGACTGGAACGCCTACGGCTGCAACGTCTCCGAGTCGCTGATCAAGTCCACCGCGCAGGCGATGCACACCAACGGCATGCAGGCGGCGGGCTACTCCTACGTCAACATCGACGACTGCTGGATGACCCACAACCGCGATTCCGGCGGCCACCTGGTGCCGGACCCGGCCAAGTTCCCGGACGGCATCAAGGGCACCGCCGACTACGTGCACTCGCTGGGACTGAAGCTGGGGATCTACGAGGACGCGGGCACCGCCACCTGCGCCGGGTATCCGGGCAGCCTGGGTCACGAGAGCACGGACGCCCAGTCGTTCGCGTCGTGGGGCGTGGACTACCTGAAGTACGACAACTGCAACAACAACGGGGTGTCTGCGCAGAGCCGGTACACCGCGATGCGAGACGCCCTGGCGGCCACCGGCCGGCCGATCCTGTACAGCCTGTGCAACTGGGGCCAGGACAACGTGTGGACCTGGGGCGCGGGCGTGGGCAACAGCTGGCGCACCACCGGGGACATCAGCGCCAACTTCGCCAGCATGCTGTCGATCTTCCACAGCAACGTGGGACTGGCCTCCTACGCGGGCCCCGGCCACTGGAACGACCCGGACATGCTGGAGGTCGGCAACGGCTCGATGACGGCCACCGAGAGCCGCAGCGAGTTCAGCCTGTGGGCAGAGATGGCCGCGCCGCTGATCGCGGGCACCAACATCCCCTCGGCCAGTGCGGAGACCTTGTCCACACTGACCAACTCCCGGGTGATCGCGGTCGACCAGGACCCCCTCGGCAAGCAGGGCACCATGGTTTCCTCCTCGGGCGGCCGGGACGTGCTGGCCAAGCCCTTGGCCAACGGGGATGTGTCGGTGGCCCTGTTCAACGAGACGGGCTCGACAGCGACCATCTCCACCACCGCGGCGGCGATCGGCAAGACCGGGGCGTCCGCCTACACCCTGACCGACCTGTGGTCGGGTGCGTCCTCCACCACCTCCGGCACGATCAGCGCCTCGGTACCGGCGCACGGCACCGTGATGTACCGGGTCGCGGGCGGCACCAGCGGCGGCGGCACCAGCGTGACCGGCGCGGTGCACGCCGTGGGTGCGGGCAAGTGCCTGGACGTACCGGGCTCGACCACGACCGCAGGCACCCAGGTGGAGATCTGGAGCTGTAACGGCGGCGCCAACCAGACATGGACGCACTCCGCGTCCAACCAGTTCACCGTCTACTCCGGCAGCGCCCAGATGTGCCTGGACGCCTACAACAACCAGACCACTCCGGGGACCAAGGTGGAGATCTGGTCGTGCAACGGCCAGAGCAATCAGCAGTGGACGCTGAACTCCAACGGCACGATCACCGGCGTCCAGTCGGGCCTGTGCCTGGACGTCGCCGGAGGGGCCACCGCCGACGGAACCCTCGCCGAGCTGCGGACCTGCAACGGCGGCAGCAGCCAGCGGTGGACGTTGGGATGA
- a CDS encoding arabinofuranosidase catalytic domain-containing protein, translating into MGTTGTRRHVLFWRGGVQGLLAAVRRRGRPGNELGQASVRAWERSRSSRPKTIARAGAAAVLAVGALVGTTTGTARAATSGPCDLYASGGTPCVAAHSTTRALYASYNGPLYQVRRASDNATRDVGVLSAGGYADAAAQDSFCAGTTCLISIIYDQSGRANHLTQAPGGGAAGGPDNLANATAAPTMVGGHKAYGVFVAPGTGYRNNHTNGIATGDNPEGMYAIFDGTHYNGGCCFDYGNAETDSNDDGNGTMEAIYFGNIKVWGYGSGNGPWIMADLENGLFSGVNQHYNANDPTINHRYTTAIVKGGPNHWAIRGANAQSGGLSTFYDGVRPNVAGYNPMRKQGAIILGIGGDNSKGAQGTFYEGVMTSGYPSDATENAVQANITAAGYSTATGGTGTGALHAVGAGKCLDVPNSSTTAGTQLQIWDCSGGANQSWTRTSSDQLTVYSGSSQLCLDAYNNQTTAGTKVVTWPCNGGANQRWRLNSDGTITGIQSGLCLDVTGASTANGALAELWTCNGGSNQRWNLG; encoded by the coding sequence ATGGGAACGACAGGTACGAGGCGCCACGTGCTCTTCTGGCGCGGTGGCGTCCAGGGGCTGCTTGCTGCGGTTCGGCGCCGCGGAAGGCCGGGAAATGAGTTGGGCCAGGCATCTGTGCGAGCGTGGGAGCGCTCCCGCAGCTCCCGGCCGAAAACAATCGCCCGGGCGGGGGCCGCGGCCGTGCTAGCCGTCGGCGCACTGGTCGGCACCACGACCGGGACGGCCCGGGCCGCCACGTCCGGACCATGCGATCTCTACGCGTCAGGAGGGACGCCCTGTGTGGCGGCCCACAGCACGACGCGGGCGTTGTACGCCTCGTACAACGGGCCGCTCTACCAGGTCCGGCGTGCCTCGGACAACGCCACCCGCGACGTCGGCGTCCTGAGTGCGGGCGGCTACGCCGACGCCGCCGCGCAGGACTCGTTCTGCGCGGGGACGACCTGCCTGATCTCGATCATCTACGACCAGTCAGGTCGCGCCAACCACCTCACCCAGGCGCCCGGCGGCGGTGCCGCGGGTGGTCCCGACAACCTCGCGAACGCGACGGCCGCGCCCACCATGGTGGGCGGTCACAAGGCCTACGGCGTCTTCGTGGCACCCGGAACGGGATACCGCAACAACCACACCAACGGCATCGCGACCGGGGACAACCCCGAGGGCATGTACGCGATCTTCGACGGTACGCACTACAACGGCGGCTGCTGCTTCGACTACGGCAATGCCGAGACGGACAGCAACGACGACGGCAACGGCACCATGGAGGCCATCTACTTCGGCAACATCAAGGTCTGGGGCTACGGCTCGGGCAACGGCCCCTGGATCATGGCCGACCTGGAGAACGGCCTGTTCTCCGGGGTGAACCAGCACTACAACGCGAACGACCCGACCATCAACCACCGGTACACGACCGCCATCGTCAAAGGCGGCCCGAACCACTGGGCGATCCGTGGCGCCAACGCGCAGTCGGGCGGCCTGTCCACGTTCTACGACGGCGTGCGCCCCAACGTCGCGGGCTACAACCCGATGCGGAAGCAGGGGGCCATCATCCTGGGCATCGGCGGTGACAACAGCAAGGGCGCCCAAGGCACCTTCTACGAGGGCGTGATGACCTCCGGCTACCCGTCGGACGCCACCGAGAACGCGGTCCAGGCCAACATCACAGCGGCCGGCTACAGCACTGCGACCGGCGGGACGGGCACCGGCGCGCTGCACGCGGTGGGCGCGGGCAAGTGCCTGGACGTGCCGAACTCGTCCACCACGGCCGGCACGCAGTTGCAGATCTGGGACTGTAGCGGCGGCGCCAACCAGAGCTGGACCCGCACCTCCTCCGACCAGTTGACCGTATACAGCGGCAGCAGCCAGCTGTGTCTGGACGCGTACAACAACCAGACGACCGCGGGCACCAAGGTGGTGACCTGGCCGTGCAACGGCGGCGCCAACCAGCGGTGGCGGCTGAACTCCGACGGCACGATCACCGGCATCCAGTCCGGACTCTGCCTCGACGTCACCGGCGCCTCCACGGCCAACGGCGCCCTGGCCGAACTGTGGACCTGCAACGGCGGTTCCAATCAGCGATGGAACCTCGGCTGA
- a CDS encoding L,D-transpeptidase yields the protein MLVGASACGGGGSDKASGDDAKASRKPSASTSPSPTKPAGPPMLLETITPQTGTTVGVAMPISVIFTNPVAAKARAAVEKHMKVSASQTVAGAWHWMGDKRADWRPKTYWPSGTTVKIDADMTGVSNGNGRYGVHSYTHTFKVGDDVRADVSVTGHTMKVSRNGAPVRTLSINAGSAEYPTWDGTMAVIDKQEKVHMTSCSVGISCDKGSPNYYDLTLPWDIHLTQSGTYVHYSTGDPNPGSGSARGSHGCVHLSLSDAKWFYDQVKQGDPITITGSPRGKAPADNGYADFNLGWDQWLAGSATGEQTTTTL from the coding sequence ATGCTGGTGGGCGCGAGCGCCTGCGGTGGGGGCGGCAGTGACAAGGCGAGCGGCGACGACGCAAAGGCGTCGAGAAAGCCGAGTGCGAGCACCTCCCCGTCGCCCACGAAGCCTGCGGGCCCGCCGATGCTGCTGGAGACCATCACCCCCCAGACGGGAACGACGGTCGGCGTGGCCATGCCCATCTCGGTGATCTTCACGAACCCTGTGGCGGCCAAGGCGCGAGCCGCCGTGGAGAAGCACATGAAGGTGAGCGCCTCACAGACGGTGGCCGGCGCCTGGCACTGGATGGGCGACAAACGCGCCGACTGGCGCCCGAAGACGTACTGGCCCTCCGGCACGACGGTGAAGATCGACGCCGACATGACAGGCGTCAGCAACGGCAACGGACGCTACGGCGTACACAGTTACACGCACACGTTCAAGGTGGGTGACGACGTGCGCGCGGACGTCTCGGTGACCGGCCACACCATGAAGGTCAGCCGCAACGGCGCCCCGGTGCGTACCCTGTCCATCAACGCGGGCAGCGCCGAGTACCCGACGTGGGACGGCACGATGGCCGTCATCGACAAGCAGGAAAAGGTCCACATGACCTCGTGCAGCGTCGGAATCAGCTGTGACAAGGGCAGCCCGAACTACTACGACCTGACACTGCCCTGGGACATCCACCTCACCCAGTCCGGCACCTACGTCCACTACTCGACCGGCGACCCCAACCCGGGCAGCGGCAGCGCCCGCGGCTCGCACGGCTGCGTGCACCTGTCCCTGTCGGACGCCAAGTGGTTCTACGATCAGGTCAAACAGGGCGACCCCATCACCATCACCGGCTCACCCCGCGGCAAAGCCCCGGCCGACAACGGCTACGCCGATTTCAACCTGGGATGGGACCAGTGGCTCGCCGGCAGCGCAACCGGCGAGCAGACGACCACCACCCTTTGA
- a CDS encoding RICIN domain-containing protein, whose amino-acid sequence MSRARVLRGLRAAPLALLALLAGSLPTAGAAFAVPAERQAAAADLYVAPDAAPGGNGTAEQPFATIDQARQPAHRLSADTDVVVHLAGGTYRQSKPLTFGSGDGGQNGHTITYQAMPGQQPVVSGAQQISGWQVHDQSSNVWSVHVGTGVNTRQLYVNGRQAPRAAIQVPRSGLTFTRTGLTVTDSSLDYLAGLSDQSHMEVESLNSFTDRYAPVQSISGRTLTMQQPAWNNNSWGYDTINAPFAGGTLYLENNYAFLKQAGQWYLDSSTGDLYYRAQAGQNPNSLDVELPRLQSLLGISGSYGSPATGLEFSGIRFTGTSWLGPSGPDGYADQQSGAHITGAYAMPANWPSTCKSGCTQFEATRNHWVQMPAAVQVSAASGITFSGDTFSELGQAALGVGNDGVATASGAGLGANGVTITGNTFTDLAGSGIQVGGIQPDAHHPSNPQMTNQNITISNNKVSGVGTDYKETAGILSTYVTNATITHNQCDHLPYDGIDIGWGWGMNDPGGSQDYVNRGTYNYQPVYSTPTTLKNNTVSHNLVFDTKNAMFDGGSIYSLSAAPGSVISDNYIYDNNRTTALYLDEGSRYLKVSANVVQDAGNWALTNANANNHTDDSTFSGNWYNGGNTYVATGPPHNNVLVSGTNWPQGARDVIQQAGVQSSGGGDFPTGHHQLVIGSNSLCLDVYGNSSSAGAAIDQWTCNGQGNQQFEFVPVSGGYGQLRAQHSGQVVAVAGGSTTAGTPNIVQQTAGGESSALWLPVQQSDGSYSFKNQNSGLCLDVYGGGSNLGQQLDQWPCKNAPGTNQDFTPR is encoded by the coding sequence ATGTCCCGAGCCAGAGTGCTCCGTGGCCTCCGGGCCGCCCCCCTGGCTCTGCTCGCCTTACTGGCCGGGAGCCTGCCGACGGCCGGGGCCGCGTTCGCCGTACCGGCCGAGCGCCAGGCGGCGGCCGCCGACCTGTACGTGGCCCCGGATGCGGCTCCCGGCGGGAACGGCACCGCCGAGCAGCCGTTCGCGACGATCGACCAGGCGCGGCAGCCCGCGCACCGGCTCTCGGCCGATACGGACGTCGTGGTCCACCTGGCCGGTGGCACCTACCGGCAGTCCAAGCCGCTGACCTTCGGCTCCGGCGACGGCGGCCAGAACGGCCACACGATCACCTACCAGGCCATGCCCGGGCAGCAGCCGGTCGTGAGTGGCGCCCAGCAGATATCTGGTTGGCAGGTGCATGATCAGAGCAGCAACGTCTGGTCGGTCCACGTCGGCACCGGCGTGAACACGCGTCAGTTGTACGTGAACGGCAGGCAGGCCCCACGCGCGGCGATCCAGGTGCCCCGCTCCGGCCTCACCTTCACCCGGACCGGCCTGACCGTCACCGACTCCTCCCTCGACTACCTGGCCGGTCTCTCGGACCAGAGCCACATGGAGGTCGAGAGCCTCAACTCCTTCACCGACCGCTACGCGCCGGTCCAGTCGATCAGCGGCAGGACCCTCACCATGCAGCAGCCCGCCTGGAACAACAACTCCTGGGGCTACGACACGATCAACGCGCCGTTCGCCGGCGGGACCCTGTACCTGGAGAACAACTACGCGTTCCTCAAGCAGGCCGGGCAGTGGTACCTCGACTCGTCCACCGGCGACCTGTACTACCGCGCCCAGGCGGGCCAGAACCCGAACAGTCTCGACGTCGAACTGCCCCGGTTGCAGAGCCTGTTGGGTATCAGCGGCAGCTACGGCTCACCCGCGACCGGCCTGGAATTTTCCGGCATACGGTTCACCGGGACCTCCTGGCTGGGCCCGAGCGGACCCGACGGCTACGCGGACCAGCAGAGCGGCGCGCACATCACCGGCGCCTACGCGATGCCCGCCAACTGGCCGAGCACCTGCAAGTCGGGGTGCACACAGTTCGAGGCCACCCGGAACCACTGGGTGCAGATGCCCGCGGCGGTCCAGGTCTCCGCCGCCTCCGGCATCACGTTCTCGGGTGACACGTTCTCCGAACTCGGGCAGGCCGCACTGGGCGTGGGCAACGACGGCGTCGCCACGGCCTCCGGCGCCGGACTCGGCGCGAACGGTGTCACCATCACCGGCAACACCTTCACCGACCTCGCCGGCAGCGGCATCCAGGTCGGCGGCATCCAGCCGGACGCGCACCATCCGAGCAACCCGCAGATGACCAACCAGAACATCACCATCAGCAACAACAAGGTCAGCGGGGTTGGCACCGACTACAAGGAGACCGCGGGAATCCTGTCCACCTACGTCACCAACGCGACGATCACCCACAACCAGTGCGACCACCTGCCCTACGACGGGATCGACATCGGCTGGGGCTGGGGGATGAACGACCCGGGCGGCAGCCAGGACTACGTCAACCGGGGCACGTACAACTACCAGCCGGTCTACAGCACTCCCACGACGCTGAAGAACAACACCGTCTCCCACAACCTGGTCTTCGACACCAAGAACGCGATGTTCGACGGCGGCAGCATCTACAGCCTGTCCGCGGCCCCCGGCTCGGTGATCTCCGACAACTACATCTACGACAACAACCGCACCACCGCGCTGTACCTCGACGAGGGCTCCCGGTATCTGAAGGTGTCGGCCAACGTGGTGCAGGACGCGGGCAACTGGGCGCTCACCAACGCCAACGCCAACAACCACACCGACGACAGCACGTTCTCCGGCAACTGGTACAACGGCGGCAACACATACGTGGCCACCGGCCCTCCGCACAACAACGTCCTGGTCAGCGGCACCAACTGGCCTCAGGGCGCCCGAGACGTCATCCAGCAGGCGGGCGTCCAGTCCTCGGGCGGCGGCGACTTCCCCACGGGCCACCACCAGTTGGTGATCGGCAGCAACAGCCTGTGCCTGGACGTGTACGGCAACTCCAGCAGCGCGGGCGCCGCGATCGACCAGTGGACCTGCAACGGGCAGGGCAACCAGCAGTTCGAGTTCGTGCCGGTCTCGGGCGGCTACGGGCAACTGCGCGCGCAGCACTCCGGACAGGTCGTGGCGGTGGCGGGCGGCTCCACGACCGCCGGTACGCCGAACATCGTGCAGCAGACCGCGGGCGGAGAGTCCAGCGCTCTGTGGCTGCCGGTACAGCAGTCCGACGGCTCGTATTCCTTCAAGAACCAGAACAGCGGTCTGTGCCTGGACGTCTACGGCGGCGGCAGCAACCTGGGCCAGCAACTGGACCAGTGGCCGTGCAAGAACGCACCCGGCACCAACCAGGACTTCACCCCCCGCTGA
- a CDS encoding TIGR03943 family putative permease subunit — protein sequence MRRPVQAVLLSLTGIGLLHAALFTDLYLRYVKEGLRPLLIVSGVTLLLLGLAGAVLGRGHASLTGHAHGHDHAGAPRIAWLLFLPALSLLLYAPPALGAYTAARSNNKAVKEQKGFDPLPATSPLPMTLTDFTTRVQQDHELAVKGRTVQMTGFVTPAGQGGGWYLTRIIFTCCAADSQSVKVRMYGTEVPPANAWLAVTGTWHPKGTLGTKTAEAALDVRSSKPVAPPVNAYTDDLPLTPS from the coding sequence GTGAGACGCCCTGTACAGGCAGTGCTGCTGTCCCTGACCGGGATCGGACTGCTGCACGCCGCCCTCTTCACGGACCTCTACCTGCGTTACGTCAAGGAGGGACTGCGCCCGCTGCTGATCGTCTCCGGGGTCACGCTGCTGCTTCTCGGCCTGGCGGGGGCGGTTCTGGGCCGGGGACATGCCTCCCTCACCGGTCATGCGCACGGACACGACCACGCAGGGGCGCCACGCATCGCCTGGCTGCTCTTCCTCCCCGCCCTGAGCCTGCTCCTCTACGCCCCGCCCGCCCTCGGCGCGTATACGGCAGCCCGCTCCAACAACAAGGCCGTCAAGGAACAGAAGGGATTCGACCCCCTGCCCGCGACTTCACCCCTGCCCATGACGCTCACGGACTTCACCACCCGCGTCCAGCAGGACCACGAGCTGGCCGTCAAAGGCCGCACCGTCCAGATGACCGGCTTCGTCACCCCGGCCGGTCAGGGCGGCGGTTGGTATCTGACCCGGATCATCTTCACGTGCTGCGCGGCCGACTCACAGTCCGTCAAGGTGCGCATGTACGGCACGGAAGTCCCGCCCGCCAACGCCTGGCTCGCGGTGACCGGTACGTGGCACCCCAAGGGCACGCTCGGCACGAAGACGGCCGAGGCCGCCCTCGACGTCCGCAGCAGCAAGCCCGTCGCCCCGCCGGTCAACGCCTATACGGACGACCTGCCCCTCACGCCTTCCTAG